A window of the Streptomyces albireticuli genome harbors these coding sequences:
- a CDS encoding selenium-binding protein SBP56-related protein gives MPSRANDPTLYRSPAEAIAAPPERLAYLVGFDRSARRPDALFTVDTDPGSASYGRVLSRADVPHLGDELHHFGWNACSSALAHAGHHHAERRYLLVPGLRSSRLYVFDTHPDPARPRLVRTVEPGELAARAGYSRPHTLHCGPDGVFLSCLGGADGRDGPGGVALLSHDGTEVLRAWETDRGPQRLAYDVWWHLRHNTAVTSEWGTPSMIEDGIDPELLLGRAYGHALHFWELDTGRHLQRVDLGDHHQMVLELRPAHDPEAAWGFAGVVVDVTDLSASVWLWYREDSGAFAVRKVITIPAEPAKAEDLPPALRPFGAVPPLVTDINLSVDDRLLYVSAWGTGELFQYDVTDPFRPRRTASVRLGGVVDRAPHPGRPRTPLTGGPQMVEVSRDGRRVYLTNSLYGSWDDQIYPEGVDPWLIKLDADPVRGGLTADPDFFPHGADFEGLRVHQTRLQGGDASSDSYCHRS, from the coding sequence GTGCCTTCCCGAGCGAACGACCCGACGCTGTACCGCTCTCCGGCGGAGGCCATCGCGGCGCCGCCGGAGAGGCTCGCCTACCTCGTGGGCTTCGACCGGAGCGCACGCCGGCCCGACGCCCTGTTCACCGTCGACACGGACCCCGGCTCGGCGTCGTACGGGCGGGTGCTGAGCCGCGCCGACGTCCCGCACCTGGGCGACGAGCTGCACCACTTCGGCTGGAACGCCTGCTCCAGCGCGCTCGCGCACGCGGGCCACCACCACGCCGAGCGGCGCTATCTGCTCGTACCGGGACTGCGCTCGTCCCGGCTGTACGTCTTCGACACCCACCCCGACCCGGCCCGGCCGCGCCTGGTGCGCACGGTCGAGCCCGGCGAACTGGCCGCGCGGGCGGGCTATTCGCGCCCGCACACCCTGCACTGCGGCCCCGACGGCGTCTTCCTGTCCTGCCTGGGCGGCGCGGACGGCCGGGACGGCCCCGGCGGCGTGGCGCTGCTCTCCCACGACGGCACGGAGGTGCTGCGCGCCTGGGAGACCGACCGCGGCCCGCAGCGGCTGGCCTACGACGTGTGGTGGCACCTGCGCCACAACACCGCGGTCACCAGCGAGTGGGGCACCCCCTCGATGATCGAGGACGGGATCGACCCGGAGCTGCTGCTGGGCCGCGCGTACGGCCACGCCCTGCACTTCTGGGAGCTGGACACCGGCCGCCACCTCCAGCGGGTGGACCTCGGTGACCACCACCAGATGGTGCTGGAGCTGCGGCCCGCGCACGACCCCGAGGCGGCCTGGGGCTTCGCCGGGGTCGTCGTGGACGTGACGGACCTGTCGGCGTCCGTCTGGCTGTGGTACCGGGAGGACAGCGGTGCGTTCGCGGTGCGCAAGGTGATCACCATCCCGGCCGAGCCCGCCAAGGCGGAGGATCTGCCTCCGGCGCTCCGGCCGTTCGGCGCGGTCCCGCCGCTGGTGACCGACATCAATCTGTCGGTGGACGACCGCCTGCTCTACGTCTCGGCGTGGGGCACCGGCGAGCTGTTCCAGTACGACGTCACCGACCCCTTCCGGCCGCGCCGGACGGCCTCGGTCCGGCTGGGCGGGGTCGTCGACCGCGCCCCGCACCCCGGCCGGCCGCGCACCCCGCTCACCGGCGGCCCGCAGATGGTCGAGGTGAGCCGGGACGGGCGCCGCGTGTACCTGACCAATTCGCTGTACGGCTCGTGGGACGACCAGATCTACCCGGAGGGCGTCGACCCCTGGCTGATCAAGCTCGACGCCGACCCGGTCCGGGGCGGGCTCACGGCCGACCCGGACTTCTTCCCGCACGGAGCGGACTTCGAGGGCCTGCGGGTGCACCAGACCCGGCTCCAGGGCGGCGACGCGTCCTCGGACTCGTACTGCCACCGCTCGTAG
- a CDS encoding cupin domain-containing protein produces MFREQPVSETMAEGGIVLPLPPGMTDAAHVVVHRTTMPPGARTGWHYHPGTLVGVVTGGTLTHYWADGHISRHPAGTSFITGGPGHIHDGRNEGDDPLVMLLTYINSADARLAVDVPPLFPDPLFPDPVLHVGR; encoded by the coding sequence GTGTTCAGGGAGCAGCCGGTCAGCGAGACCATGGCCGAAGGCGGGATCGTCCTTCCCTTGCCTCCCGGAATGACCGACGCCGCGCACGTCGTGGTCCACCGGACCACGATGCCGCCCGGCGCGCGGACCGGATGGCACTACCACCCCGGCACCCTCGTCGGTGTCGTCACCGGTGGCACGCTCACCCACTACTGGGCGGACGGCCACATCAGCCGGCACCCCGCGGGGACGAGCTTCATCACCGGCGGGCCCGGCCACATACACGATGGCCGCAACGAAGGGGACGACCCCCTGGTCATGCTGCTCACCTACATCAACTCCGCGGACGCGCGCCTGGCGGTGGACGTCCCGCCCCTCTTCCCCGATCCCCTGTTCCCCGATCCGGTCCTGCACGTCGGCCGGTGA
- a CDS encoding MalY/PatB family protein has product MVPMPVDMTEPLRRLSLDELRLRTSAKWRTHPPDVLPLWVAEMDAPLAEPVARALTEAVARGDTGYASGTAYAEALDAFARERWGWDGVVAAHTAIVPDVMQGVVEVLRLITGPGDTVVVNSPVYPPFYGFMEHMDRRVVEAPLDDGHRIDPAALEEAFARATAGGRRAAYLLCSPHNPTGTVHTAQELATVAELAAAHGLRVVADEIHAPLVLPGAEFVPYLSVPGTGSAFSVMSASKGWHLAGVKAALAVAGPEAAADLERIPYIVSHGPSHLGVVGHAAALRHGGDWLDGVLRGLDENRRLLADLLAHHLPGVRYAPPEATCLAWLDCRALGLGDDPAAVFLARGRVALTGGLPFGSGGAGHVRLNFGTSPEIVTEAVHRMAKALG; this is encoded by the coding sequence ATGGTTCCTATGCCTGTTGACATGACCGAACCGCTGCGCCGGCTCTCCCTGGACGAGCTGCGGCTGCGTACGAGCGCGAAGTGGCGCACCCATCCGCCGGACGTGCTGCCGCTGTGGGTTGCCGAGATGGACGCGCCGCTCGCCGAACCGGTGGCGCGCGCCCTCACGGAGGCGGTCGCGCGGGGCGACACCGGGTATGCCTCCGGGACGGCGTACGCGGAGGCGCTCGACGCGTTCGCCCGGGAGCGGTGGGGCTGGGACGGCGTGGTGGCGGCGCATACCGCGATCGTGCCGGACGTGATGCAGGGCGTCGTGGAAGTCCTGCGTCTGATCACCGGTCCGGGGGACACCGTCGTCGTGAACTCCCCTGTGTATCCACCGTTCTACGGATTCATGGAACATATGGACCGACGGGTGGTGGAGGCCCCGCTGGACGACGGACACCGCATCGACCCGGCCGCGCTGGAGGAGGCCTTCGCACGGGCCACAGCCGGCGGGCGGCGGGCCGCGTACCTGCTCTGTAGCCCCCACAACCCCACCGGCACCGTGCACACGGCCCAGGAGCTGGCCACCGTCGCCGAGTTGGCGGCGGCCCACGGCCTGCGGGTCGTGGCGGACGAGATCCACGCGCCGCTGGTGCTGCCGGGCGCGGAGTTCGTGCCGTATCTGTCGGTGCCCGGCACCGGGAGCGCCTTCTCGGTGATGTCGGCCTCCAAGGGGTGGCACCTGGCGGGCGTGAAGGCGGCGTTGGCCGTCGCGGGCCCGGAGGCCGCCGCGGACCTGGAGCGGATCCCCTACATCGTGAGTCACGGCCCGAGCCACCTGGGCGTCGTCGGTCACGCCGCGGCCCTGCGGCACGGCGGCGACTGGCTGGACGGCGTGCTGCGCGGTCTGGACGAGAACCGCCGGCTGCTCGCCGACCTGCTGGCGCACCACCTGCCCGGCGTGCGGTACGCGCCGCCGGAGGCGACGTGCCTGGCGTGGCTGGACTGCCGGGCGCTGGGCCTCGGCGACGACCCGGCCGCGGTGTTCCTGGCGCGGGGCCGCGTCGCGCTGACCGGCGGGCTGCCCTTCGGCTCGGGCGGGGCGGGGCACGTGCGGCTGAACTTCGGCACGTCGCCGGAGATCGTCACGGAGGCCGTGCACCGGATGGCGAAAGCGCTCGGATAA
- a CDS encoding glycoside hydrolase family 65 protein: MITHPAYAVEPWCLRETALNLDVLPQSESVFALANGHIGWRGNLDEGEPHGLPGSYLNGVYELRPLPYAEAGYGYPESGQTVIDVTNGKLIRLLVDDEPFDLRYGRLVAHERVLDFRSGLLTRQAEWTSPSGRTVRVRSTRLVSFTQRSVGAIAYEVEAVDSETRIVLQSELVANEQLPAAGGDPRVAAVLESPLVPEEHAAEEGRLRLVHRTQRSGLRVAAAAEHRVDGPQETKTYSKCSENLSRFTVTTVLRPGERLRLEKTVAYGWSGVRSLSAMHDQVDAALAGAKSTGWDGLCAEQRAYLDEFWDRADVEVDGDAEIQQAVRFALFHVLQAGARAECRAIAAKGLTGPGYDGHSFWDSETFVLQVLTCTAPLAAAQPLRWRHATLPAALKRARLLGLQGAAFPWRTLNGDECSAYWPAGTAAFHVNADIADAVVRYMTATGDEVFEREVGMELLIQTARLWRSLGHHDHQGEFHIDGVTGPDEYSAVADDNVYTNLMAQRNLRAAADVAERHPDLAAEFGVDDEETAAWRDAAARMALPFDPVLGVHEQSRGFTGHQHWDFAGTDTDRYPLLLHFPYFDIYRKQVVKQADLVLAMVLRGDAFTDEQKARNFAYYEPLTVRDSSLSACVQAVMAAEVGHLRLAYDYLGEAAMMDLSDLESNTRDGVHIASLAGTWIALVSGFGGMRQCDGVVSFAPRLPEQLRRVAFTVQVRQRRLRVEITDSVATYTLVEGPELEIEHFCEPLTVTPGRSESRKVPGLQEPPEPAQPAGRRPAHRGWAATRPEPDGPA; encoded by the coding sequence GTGATCACCCATCCGGCCTACGCGGTCGAACCCTGGTGCCTGCGCGAGACGGCGCTCAACCTCGACGTGCTGCCGCAGAGCGAGTCGGTCTTCGCGCTCGCCAACGGGCACATCGGCTGGCGCGGCAACCTCGACGAGGGCGAGCCGCACGGCCTGCCCGGCTCGTACCTCAACGGGGTGTACGAGCTGCGGCCCCTGCCGTACGCCGAGGCGGGCTACGGCTACCCGGAGTCGGGCCAGACCGTCATCGACGTCACCAACGGCAAGCTGATCCGGCTGCTCGTCGACGACGAGCCGTTCGACCTGCGCTACGGCCGGCTGGTGGCGCACGAGCGGGTACTGGACTTCCGCTCGGGGCTGCTGACCCGCCAGGCCGAGTGGACGTCGCCGTCGGGCCGCACGGTGCGGGTGCGCTCGACCCGGCTGGTCTCCTTCACCCAGCGGTCCGTCGGGGCCATCGCCTACGAGGTGGAGGCGGTCGACTCCGAGACGCGGATCGTCCTCCAGTCGGAGCTGGTGGCCAACGAGCAGCTGCCGGCGGCGGGCGGCGACCCCCGGGTGGCCGCGGTGCTGGAGTCCCCGCTGGTCCCGGAGGAGCACGCGGCCGAGGAGGGCCGGCTGCGCCTGGTGCACCGCACCCAGCGCAGCGGGCTGCGGGTGGCCGCGGCCGCGGAACACCGGGTGGACGGCCCGCAGGAGACGAAGACGTACTCCAAGTGCAGCGAGAACCTCAGCCGGTTCACGGTGACCACGGTGCTGCGCCCCGGCGAGCGGCTGCGGCTGGAGAAGACGGTCGCCTACGGCTGGTCGGGGGTCCGCTCGCTGTCCGCGATGCACGACCAGGTCGACGCGGCGCTGGCGGGCGCCAAGAGCACCGGCTGGGACGGGCTCTGCGCCGAGCAGCGGGCCTATCTCGACGAGTTCTGGGACCGGGCCGACGTCGAGGTCGACGGCGACGCGGAGATCCAGCAGGCCGTGCGGTTCGCGCTGTTCCACGTGCTCCAGGCGGGCGCGCGGGCGGAGTGCCGGGCGATCGCCGCCAAGGGGCTGACCGGCCCGGGGTACGACGGGCACAGCTTCTGGGACAGCGAGACGTTCGTCCTCCAGGTGCTGACGTGCACGGCACCGCTGGCGGCGGCGCAGCCGCTGCGCTGGCGGCACGCGACCCTGCCCGCCGCGCTCAAACGGGCACGGCTGCTCGGCCTCCAGGGGGCGGCGTTCCCCTGGCGGACCCTCAACGGCGACGAGTGCTCGGCGTACTGGCCGGCCGGCACGGCCGCGTTCCATGTCAACGCGGACATCGCGGACGCCGTGGTGCGCTACATGACCGCCACGGGCGACGAGGTCTTCGAGCGCGAGGTGGGCATGGAGCTGCTGATCCAGACCGCCAGGCTGTGGCGCTCGCTGGGCCACCACGACCACCAGGGCGAGTTCCACATCGACGGGGTGACGGGCCCCGACGAGTACAGCGCGGTCGCGGACGACAACGTCTACACCAACCTGATGGCGCAGCGGAACCTGCGGGCGGCGGCGGACGTCGCCGAGCGCCACCCCGACCTCGCGGCCGAGTTCGGGGTGGACGACGAGGAGACCGCGGCGTGGCGCGACGCGGCCGCCCGGATGGCGCTGCCCTTCGACCCGGTGCTCGGCGTCCACGAGCAGTCCCGCGGCTTCACCGGGCACCAGCACTGGGACTTCGCCGGCACGGACACCGACCGCTACCCGCTGCTGCTGCACTTCCCCTACTTCGACATCTACCGCAAGCAGGTGGTCAAGCAGGCGGACCTGGTGCTGGCCATGGTGCTGCGCGGCGACGCCTTCACCGACGAGCAGAAGGCCCGCAACTTCGCCTACTACGAGCCGCTGACGGTCCGGGACTCCTCCCTCTCGGCCTGTGTCCAGGCCGTGATGGCCGCCGAGGTGGGCCATCTGCGGCTGGCGTACGACTACCTCGGCGAGGCCGCGATGATGGACCTCTCCGACCTGGAGAGCAACACCCGCGACGGGGTGCACATCGCCTCCCTCGCGGGCACCTGGATCGCCCTGGTCTCGGGGTTCGGCGGGATGCGGCAGTGCGACGGCGTCGTCTCCTTCGCCCCCCGGCTCCCCGAGCAGCTGCGCCGCGTCGCGTTCACCGTGCAGGTGCGGCAGCGCAGGCTGCGGGTGGAGATCACCGACTCGGTGGCGACGTACACCCTGGTCGAGGGGCCGGAGCTGGAGATCGAGCACTTCTGCGAGCCGCTGACGGTGACGCCGGGGCGCTCGGAGAGCCGGAAGGTGCCGGGCCTCCAGGAGCCGCCGGAGCCGGCCCAGCCGGCGGGCCGGCGACCGGCCCACCGGGGCTGGGCCGCCACCCGGCCGGAGCCGGACGGCCCGGCGTGA
- a CDS encoding GNAT family N-acetyltransferase — translation MRDSGAGIRTRPGTSGHLGRLTEIYNHYVAHTPITFDIEPVSVEERAEWLADHPDGGRHRLLVAEDTPTGEVLGYASSSALRPKRAYETSVETSVYLAPEHTGRGVGGLLYEALFAALADEDVHRAYAGVTQPNEASMRLHERFGFGAAGVHREVGRKFGRFWDVAWLEKPLR, via the coding sequence ATGCGAGACAGCGGTGCGGGGATACGGACCCGCCCGGGGACGTCCGGCCATCTCGGCCGGCTCACCGAGATCTACAACCACTACGTGGCGCACACCCCGATCACGTTCGACATCGAGCCCGTCTCCGTCGAGGAGCGCGCGGAGTGGCTGGCGGACCACCCGGACGGGGGCCGGCACCGGCTCCTGGTCGCGGAGGACACGCCGACGGGCGAGGTGCTCGGCTATGCCTCCAGCAGCGCGCTGCGCCCGAAGCGGGCCTACGAGACCTCGGTGGAGACCAGTGTCTACCTCGCCCCCGAGCACACCGGGCGCGGTGTCGGCGGCCTGCTCTACGAGGCCCTGTTCGCGGCGCTCGCGGACGAGGACGTGCACCGGGCGTACGCGGGGGTGACGCAGCCGAACGAGGCGTCGATGCGGCTGCACGAGCGGTTCGGTTTCGGGGCGGCGGGCGTGCACCGGGAAGTGGGGCGGAAGTTCGGGCGGTTCTGGGACGTGGCGTGGCTGGAGAAGCCGCTGCGGTAG
- a CDS encoding HAD family hydrolase, producing MTSLGLPPDIRACLFDLDGVLTRTATVHAAAWKEMFDAFLRSRDGAGFRPFDEVEDYDAYVDGMPRADGVRSFLASRGISLPEGRPDDPPEADTVHGLGTRKNAIVLEKIEELGVQPYEGSVRYVRAARDAGLRRAVVSSSANCRDVLVAAGIEDLFEVRIDGVVAAERSLPGKPHPDTFLAAAHDLGVEPRQAAVYEDALAGMEAGRAGAFGLVVGVDRVGQAGALREHGADLVVGDLDELLGDAP from the coding sequence GTGACGAGCCTCGGGCTTCCCCCTGACATCCGTGCCTGTCTCTTCGACCTCGACGGCGTCCTGACCCGCACCGCGACCGTGCACGCGGCGGCGTGGAAGGAGATGTTCGACGCCTTCCTGCGGTCGCGCGACGGGGCGGGCTTCCGGCCCTTCGACGAGGTCGAGGACTACGACGCCTACGTGGACGGCATGCCCAGGGCCGACGGCGTGCGGTCCTTCCTCGCCTCCCGGGGCATCAGCCTCCCCGAGGGCCGGCCGGACGACCCGCCGGAGGCGGACACCGTGCACGGCCTCGGCACCCGGAAGAACGCGATCGTGCTGGAGAAGATCGAGGAGCTGGGCGTGCAGCCGTACGAGGGCTCGGTCCGCTACGTGCGGGCGGCGCGGGACGCCGGGCTGCGCCGCGCCGTGGTCTCCTCCAGCGCCAACTGCCGCGACGTCCTCGTCGCGGCGGGCATCGAGGACCTCTTCGAGGTCCGGATCGACGGCGTGGTCGCCGCCGAGCGGAGCCTGCCGGGCAAGCCCCACCCCGACACCTTCCTCGCCGCGGCCCACGACCTCGGCGTCGAGCCCCGGCAGGCCGCGGTCTACGAGGACGCCCTGGCGGGCATGGAGGCCGGCCGCGCCGGGGCGTTCGGCCTCGTCGTCGGCGTGGACCGGGTGGGCCAGGCCGGGGCGCTGCGCGAGCACGGCGCGGACCTGGTGGTGGGGGACCTCGACGAACTCCTGGGAGACGCACCGTGA